The Solibacillus sp. FSL R7-0668 genome includes the window GCTCAGGTAAGAGTACGCTACTAAACATGATTAGCGCGATTGATGAGCCATCATCTGGGACGCTTTATTTATTTAGTGAAAATGCCAATGACATGTATAAGGAGCCAAACGCATCAAAGTTTAGAAAAGAGCAAATCGGCTTTGTCTTTCAGGATTTTCACTTGTTGAAGGATTTAAATGTGGAGGATAATATCGCAATCCCGCTTATTTTAAATGATGTCCCTTCAAAAGAAATTGCGATTCGTGTGGAGCAAGTGATGAAGCAGCTTGGCATTTATGAATGGCGCAAGCATCGACCGCAGCAATTATCAGGTGGGCAGAAGCAGCGAGTAGCGATTGCAAGAGCGATAATTCATAAACCGCCGATTTTACTTGCGGATGAGCCGACTGGTGCACTGGATGTAAACACAACCAATGACATATTAAAGCTCCTAACAGACTTGCAAAAACAGGGGCAAACGGTCATTTTAGTAACGCATGATCCATATGTTGCGACATTTGCTGGGCGTGTACTGTTTTTCCATGATGGTCAAATCGTTGATAGCTATCAAAATGAACAATCTCTAGCCGATTTAGATATCATTTTAGAGCGCTTTAAAACGATTTCTAGAGGTGATGCGTGATGTTTGATTTAAGAACGATTGCATGGAAATTATGTAAAGCAGCGAAAACACATGTCATTACGAGCATTTGCATTATTGCAGTTACCATTTGTTTAATCGTGACGATGGCAACATATATCCATAATGCGAAAAATACATTAGATGCCAATATTGATGCGATGTTTGGTGAGATGGATATTTTGGCAGGCTATAATTATGGGCAGGGGCAATATGTTTCAGATGACTTGTTGGAGCAAATAGCTGAGCTACCAGACGTTGATGCGCTTTCCCCCATATCTCTTGAAATGACCGACATTAATCAGTTACAAGGCGTTTATACATTAGGGGTAGAAAATGATGCGCTTGTAAAAAGTCGCTATCATTTTGAACAAGATTTGACACAAGAAACGGTGATTGTCAGCGAGTTATTGGCGAAAACGTTGGATGTAGCGGTGAATGACGACATTGTATTAAATGACAAAGCGTATACAGTCATGGAAGTGTTGCCGACACCGATGGGAGCAGAGCCTTTTCAAATGGCGTTAGTTCATAATGATGAATTAAAAGAGAGTGGCTTTACGGCTTTATTTATGCTCATTCAAACAGACGAAATGGAAGCAGTAGCAAATGCGTTACATTCATTTGATTCACAGCTACGAGTTGATATTGTGAATGAGTATGATTTTATTAAAATGAATTTACAGGCCTTACTTATTTTTGTGGTCGTATTATCTGTGTTTGTACTGCTGATTACTGCGCTATTATTAATCTCAACAATGCAGCTATTATTTACAAAATTAAAAGAGCAGCTCATGATTTTACGCTCACTCGGCGCATCAACGACACAAATCGCAAAGCTTGTTCAAATTCAACTTGTTAGTATTGTGTGCTTAGGTTTAATTTTCGGCACGGCTCTTAGCTTTGCGACGATTCATTTCGCCTTACCTCAGCTCATTAAATGGATGCAGCTGCCTGAAGCATCAACGGAATTTCCAATTGTTTTAGTGGTAGGTATTGTTCTGACAGTTGGTTTATTACTTACAGGTTATATGTTGCGGCAAGTACGAAAAGCTACGAATATTTTACCGCTACAAATTGTCAATGACACAGAACCGCGTACATTTGTGTTAACGAAGTGGAAGCTGATTGTGGTCGGAATTTCCACAGTAATGGCATTCCTTTTATTATTAGTTGGACAGCTTGATCCAGGAGGGGGAAAAGGGACACTACAAATCCTTTTAGGTTCGTTATGGCTGGCGTTGCTTTTTCTCTATATGATTCCATTTACCTTCCAGTGGCTGTTAAAAGCTGTACTACGACCAATTCGCCTGCTTTTTGGAAGAGAAGCCTATTTAGCCTGTCAGCAGTTGATTCCACAAATTCGCGTGAACATAAAAATTGTCCTAACGCTAGTAGGGCTAGTTGTGATTTTAGTATTTGGCTCGTCGGTCTTGAAATCATTGCAAGCCAATGAGCAAGCATATTTAAACGAACGTTTTGAAGCGCAATATATTTTGTCCAATCCAACAGGCCTAAAAGGGAGTTCCGAAATTTTAACAGAGCTTCAGAAAATGGAAAATACCGTTGTGAAACGTGCAACTAGTATGGGAAGTTCGATATCGATGTCAGTAGATGGAGAGACCTTTGATTTATTTGCGGAAAACTTGAATGTATATGGAATTGAAGGTTTAGCAGAAAATAAAATTGTAGTAACCGAGAAATTCGCTAAAGCTGAAAATATTGCCATTGGTGATTGGATTTCACCGTATTTTTTAGATTATGAACTTTTGGTTATGCAGCAGCAACCCACCTTTGAAGTTGTCAAAATCATTGCTACTGAGCAATCATACGTAGGTGCCTATATCGATTGGTCTTCGGCATATGCTCAAAATCAATTACCAATTCGTGAAATTAAGTTAGATACTGCAAATAGTGGTCAACTAGAGCGGCTATTAAGTCTTTATCCGATGTTTCATTTATTAGAAAAATCTGAGGCCATTGAACAGGCAAATACGATGTTCTACCAGCGCTGGAGCTTATTTGTTGGGGTATTCATTGTGTTACTCGTTGCAACAACAATCGGCATTATCCAAACATTAATGCATTTGGTATACACAAATCGCTCCCAGTATACCATTCAGCGTTTACTCGGTC containing:
- a CDS encoding ABC transporter ATP-binding protein, producing the protein MNKIPVPPLKEVLRLDGMSKLFEQPTHTVNALKNVHCTIYEGEMVAIMGTSGSGKSTLLNMISAIDEPSSGTLYLFSENANDMYKEPNASKFRKEQIGFVFQDFHLLKDLNVEDNIAIPLILNDVPSKEIAIRVEQVMKQLGIYEWRKHRPQQLSGGQKQRVAIARAIIHKPPILLADEPTGALDVNTTNDILKLLTDLQKQGQTVILVTHDPYVATFAGRVLFFHDGQIVDSYQNEQSLADLDIILERFKTISRGDA
- a CDS encoding FtsX-like permease family protein: MFDLRTIAWKLCKAAKTHVITSICIIAVTICLIVTMATYIHNAKNTLDANIDAMFGEMDILAGYNYGQGQYVSDDLLEQIAELPDVDALSPISLEMTDINQLQGVYTLGVENDALVKSRYHFEQDLTQETVIVSELLAKTLDVAVNDDIVLNDKAYTVMEVLPTPMGAEPFQMALVHNDELKESGFTALFMLIQTDEMEAVANALHSFDSQLRVDIVNEYDFIKMNLQALLIFVVVLSVFVLLITALLLISTMQLLFTKLKEQLMILRSLGASTTQIAKLVQIQLVSIVCLGLIFGTALSFATIHFALPQLIKWMQLPEASTEFPIVLVVGIVLTVGLLLTGYMLRQVRKATNILPLQIVNDTEPRTFVLTKWKLIVVGISTVMAFLLLLVGQLDPGGGKGTLQILLGSLWLALLFLYMIPFTFQWLLKAVLRPIRLLFGREAYLACQQLIPQIRVNIKIVLTLVGLVVILVFGSSVLKSLQANEQAYLNERFEAQYILSNPTGLKGSSEILTELQKMENTVVKRATSMGSSISMSVDGETFDLFAENLNVYGIEGLAENKIVVTEKFAKAENIAIGDWISPYFLDYELLVMQQQPTFEVVKIIATEQSYVGAYIDWSSAYAQNQLPIREIKLDTANSGQLERLLSLYPMFHLLEKSEAIEQANTMFYQRWSLFVGVFIVLLVATTIGIIQTLMHLVYTNRSQYTIQRLLGLSPNGLVKYLCMQVLSFVLYGLMTGLLIGALLTRLVSLIDKEAGQFAFDFATIGVVCAGLVVLLLLVFGVQGYMISRRKLSEEMVEL